The Medicago truncatula cultivar Jemalong A17 chromosome 4, MtrunA17r5.0-ANR, whole genome shotgun sequence genome includes a region encoding these proteins:
- the LOC25494453 gene encoding scopoletin glucosyltransferase → MDSPQCNPLHIIFFPFMSHNYMIPTIDMAKIFASKGVKATIVTTPLNKPFFSRSIEQFKIHFNNIDIQTIKFPCVEGGLPEGCENVDAIPTISLLPTFFTATKLLQQPFEELLLQQKPHCIVADMFFPWATDSATKFGIPRIVFHATGFFSLCVSQCLEQYEPFKNVSSETEEFFIPNLPGNIKMTRLQLPNIFTKNDAITQNIAKLYAEMRESEARSYGVIVNSFYELDGVYADYYREVLGKKEWHIGPFSVYNRDMDTSYCRKEPSINKHECLKWLDTKDINSIVYVCFGSKNHFLNSQLKEIAMGLEASGKDFVWVVKKNAEDREIKGLLEFEKRMKGKGLIIRGWSPQLLILQHKAIGAIVTHCGWNLTLESVAAGVPMITWPIAPEQFYNEKLVTDVLKIGVPVGAKTWDGKVSDKVHWDAVEKAVKKVMEGEEAKEMRNKAKVLAKMAKKAVEEGGSSYSQLNALIEELGSLCHHQHISKE, encoded by the coding sequence ATGGATAGTCCACAATGCAATCCAttacacataattttttttccattcatGAGTCATAACTATATGATACCCACCATTGATATGGCCAAAATATTTGCTTCAAAAGGTGTTAAGGCTACCATAGTTACCACACCCCTCAACAAACCTTTCTTTTCAAGATCCATAGAACAATTCAAAATCCATTTTAATAACATCGATATCCAAACCATCAAGTTCCCTTGTGTAGAGGGTGGTTTACCTGAAGGGTGTGAAAATGTTGATGCAATCCCTACAATTTCCCTGCTTCCTACATTCTTTACTGCTACTAAATTGCTTCAACAACCCTTTGAAGAACTATTGCTTCAACAAAAACCACATTGCATTGTTGCTGATATGTTCTTTCCATGGGCAACTGATTCTGCTACAAAATTTGGTATTCCTAGGATTGTATTCCATGCCACTGGTTTCTTTTCATTGTGTGTTTCACAATGCCTGGAACAATATGAGCCTTTTAAAAATGTTTCTTCTGAAACAGAAGAATTCTTTATTCCTAATCTTCCTGGGAATATCAAAATGACAAGGTTGCAGCTGCCAAATATATTCACAAAAAATGACGCAATAACCCAAAACATTGCAAAATTATATGCAGAAATGAGGGAATCAGAGGCGAGGAGTTATGGCGTTATTGTCAATAGCTTCTATGAGCTTGATGGTGTTTATGCTGATTATTATAGAGAGGTTCTTGGAAAAAAAGAATGGCATATAGGTCCATTCTCAGTTTACAACAGAGATATGGATACATCATACTGCAGAAAAGAACCCTCTATCAATAAACATGAGTGTCTAAAGTGGCTTGACACAAAAGATATCAACTCAATTGTTTATGTGTGCTTTGGAAGTAAAAATCACTTCCTTAACTCTCAGCTTAAAGAAATTGCTATGGGACTCGAAGCATCGGGGAAAGATTTTGTTTGGGTGGTGAAGAAAAATGCAGAAGATAGAGAAATTAAAGGTCTTCTAGAATTTGAGAAAAGAATGAAAGGAAAGGGACTAATTATAAGAGGTTGGTCTCCTCAACTTTTGATTCTTCAACATAAAGCTATTGGAGCAATTGTGACTCATTGTGGATGGAACTTAACTTTGGAAAGTGTAGCTGCTGGAGTACCTATGATTACTTGGCCTATAGCTCCTGAGCAATTTTATAATGAGAAGTTGGTAACTGATGTACTTAAAATTGGTGTACCTGTTGGAGCTAAAACATGGGATGGAAAGGTGAGTGATAAAGTTCATTGGGATGCAGTGGAGAAGGCTGTGAAGAAGGTTATGGAAGGAGAAGAAGCAAAGGAAATGAGGAACAAAGCAAAAGTGCTTGCAAAAATGGCAAAGAAGGCTGTGGAGGAAGGTGGATCATCTTACTCACAATTGAATGCCTTGATTGAGGAGCTGGGTTCACTTTGCCACCACCAACACATctcaaaagaataa
- the LOC25494454 gene encoding scopoletin glucosyltransferase — protein MTNENQELHIIFFPFLANGHIIPCVDLARVFSSRGLKVTIVTTHLNVPLISRTIGKAKINIKTIKFPSPEETGLPEGCENSESALAPDKFIKFMKSTLLLREPLEHVLEQEKPDCLVADMFFPWSTDSAAKFNIPRIVFHGLGFFPLCVLACTRQYKPQDKVSSYTEPFVVPNLPGEITLTKMQLPQLPQHDKVFTKLLEESNESEVKSFGVIANTFYELEPVYADHYRNELGRKAWHLGPVSLCNRDTEEKACRGREASIDEHECLKWLQSKEPNSVIYVCFGSMTVFSDAQLKEIAMGLEASEVPFIWVVRKSAKSEGENLEWLPEGFEERIEGSGKGLIIRGWAPQVMILDHESVGGFVTHCGWNSTLEGVSAGLPMVTWPMYGEQFYNAKFLSDIVKIGVGVGVQTWIGMGGGEPVKKDVIEKAVRRIMVGDEAEEMRSRAKEFGKMARRAVEVGGSSYNDFSNLIEDLKSRAY, from the coding sequence ATGACTAACGAAAATCAAGAACTTCACATAATCTTCTTCCCATTTCTAGCCAATGGCCACATCATACCTTGTGTAGACCTTGCAAGAGTCTTCTCTTCAAGAGGACTCAAAGTCACCATTGTCACAACTCATCTCAATGTACCTCTCATTTCAAGAACCATTGGAAAAGctaaaatcaacatcaaaacTATCAAATTCCCTTCACCAGAAGAAACCGGTTTACCGGAAGGTTGCGAAAATTCTGAATCAGCATTAGCACCAGACAAGTTCATCAAGTTCATGAAATCAACCCTTCTTCTAAGGGAACCACTTGAACATGTTTTGGAACAAGAAAAACCAGATTGTTTAGTTGCTGACATGTTTTTCCCTTGGTCAACTGATTCTGCAGCAAAATTCAACATTCCTAGGATTGTGTTTCATGGTTTAGGTTTCTTCCCTTTATGTGTTTTGGCTTGTACAAGACAGTACAAACCTCAAGATAAAGTCTCATCTTACACAGAACCTTTTGTTGTTCCTAATCTTCCTGGAGAAATCACACTGACGAAGATGCAGTTACCGCAACTTCCTCAGCATGATAAAGTCTTCACAAAACTATTGGAAGAGTCTAATGAATCAGAAGTGAAAAGCTTTGGTGTGATTGCAAACACTTTCTATGAACTTGAACCGGTTTATGCTGATCATTATCGAAACGAGCTTGGAAGAAAAGCTTGGCATTTAGGTCCAGTTTCTTTATGCAATAGAGACACTGAAGAAAAAGCATGTAGAGGAAGAGAAGCATCGATCGACGAACACGAGTGTTTGAAATGGCTACAATCAAAAGAACCAAATTcagttatttatgtttgttttggtaGCATGACGGTTTTCAGCGACGCTCAGCTTAAGGAAATTGCAATGGGACTTGAAGCTTCTGAAGTTCCATTCATTTGGGTTGTGAGGAAAAGTGCTAAAAGTGAAGGTGAAAATTTGGAATGGCTACCAGAAGGTTTTGAGGAAAGAATTGAAGGTAGTGGTAAAGGATTGATCATAAGAGGTTGGGCACCACAAGTGATGATATTGGATCATGAATCAGTTGGAGGGTTTGTGACACATTGTGGATGGAATTCAACATTGGAAGGAGTGAGTGCAGGGTTACCAATGGTGACATGGCCAATGTATGGTGAACAATTTTACAATGCAAAGTTTTTGAGTGATATAGTTAAGATTGGTGTTGGTGTTGGGGTGCAAACTTGGATTGGAATGGGAGGTGGTGAGCCTGTGAAGAAAGATGTTATAGAGAAGGCAGTGAGAAGGATCATGGTTGGGGATGAAGCAGAGGAAATGAGAAGCAGAGCAAAGGAGTTTGGGAAAATGGCTAGAAGAGCTGTGGAGGTTGGTGGATCTTCTTACAATGATTTTAGCAATTTAATTGAGGATTTGAAGTCACGTGCATACTAA
- the LOC112421126 gene encoding abscisate beta-glucosyltransferase, whose translation MNHETDAVKIYFFPFVGGGHQIPMVDTARVFAKHGATSTIITTPSNALQFQNSITRDQKSNHPITIQILTTPENTEVTDTDMSAGPMIDTSILLEPLKQFLVQHRPDGIVVDMFHRWAGDIIDELKIPRIVFNGNGCFPRCVIENTRKHVVLENLSSDSEPFIVPGLPDIIEMTRSQTPIFMRNPSQFSDRIKQLEENSLGTLINSFYDLEPAYADYVRNKLGKKAWLVGPVSLCNRSVEDKKERGKQPTIDEQSCLNWLNSKKPNSVLYISFGSVARVPMKQLKEIAYGLEASDQSFIWVVGKILNSSKNEEDWVLDKFERRMKEMDKGLIFRGWAPQLLILEHEAVGGFMTHCGWNSTLEGVCAGVPMATWPLSAEQFINEKLITDVLRIGVQVGSREWGSWDEERKELVGREKVELAVKKLMAESEDTEEMRRRVKSIFENAKRAVEEGGSSYDDIHALIQCKTSLDC comes from the coding sequence ATGAACCATGAAACTGATGCAGTTAAAATATACTTCTTCCCCTTCGTAGGTGGAGGACATCAGATTCCAATGGTAGACACAGCAAGAGTGTTTGCAAAACATGGAGCCACATCAACCATCATAACTACACCATCTAACGCTCTTCAATTCCAAAATTCAATCACCAGAGACCAAAAATCCAATCATCCCATCACCATTCAGATTCTCACCACCCCTGAAAACACTGAAGTAACTGACACCGACATGTCTGCTGGTCCCATGATCGATACCTCGATTCTCCTTGAACCTCTGAAACAGTTCCTAGTCCAACACAGACCGGACGGTATAGTTGTTGACATGTTTCATCGTTGGGCTGGCGACATCATCGATGAACTCAAAATTCCAAGAATTGTCTTCAATGGTAACGGGTGTTTCCCGCGCTGTGTCATTGAAAATACGAGAAAACATGTTGTGTTAGAGAATCTGAGTTCAGACTCAGAACCTTTCATTGTTCCTGGCCTTCCTGACATAATCGAGATGACACGGTCTCAGACTCCAATTTTCATGAGAAACCCATCTCAGTTTTCTGATAGGATAAAGCAATTAGAGGAAAATAGCCTTGGTACTCTTATCAAtagtttttatgatttggaACCAGCTTATGCTGATTACGTAAGAAACAAACTGGGAAAGAAAGCATGGCTTGTAGGACCAGTTTCTCTTTGCAACAGAAGCGTAGAAGATAAGAAAGAAAGAGGGAAACAACCCACTATAGATGAACAAAGTTGTTTGAATTGGTTGAATTCTAAGAAACCCAATTCAGTTCTTTACATAAGTTTTGGGAGCGTAGCTCGCGTACCAATGAAACAGCTCAAGGAAATTGCTTATGGCTTAGAAGCTTCTGATCAATCATTCATTTGGGTGGTTGGGAAGATTCTCAACTCATctaaaaatgaagaagattgggttcttgataaatttgaaaGGCGAATGAAGGAAATGGATAAAGGTTTGATTTTTAGAGGTTGGGCTCCTCAGCTTTTGATTTTGGAGCATGAGGCTGTTGGAGGGTTTATGACTCATTGTGGATGGAACTCAACTTTAGAAGGTGTGTGTGCTGGAGTACCTATGGCGACTTGGCCACTTTCAGCTGAGCAATTTATCAATGAGAAGTTGATAACTGATGTGTTGAGGATTGGTGTTCAAGTTGGTAGTAGAGAGTGGGGGTCTTGGGATGAAGAGAGGAAAGAGTTGGTTGGAAGAGAGAAGGTGGAGTTGGCAGTGAAGAAGTTGATGGCGGAGAGTGAAGATACAGAGGAAATGAGAAGGCGGGTTAAAAGTATTTTTGAGAATGCAAAAAGAGCTGTTGAAGAAGGTGGAAGTTCTTATGATGATATTCATGCATTGATTCAATGCAAGACAAGTTTAGATTGTTAA
- the LOC25494455 gene encoding CBS domain-containing protein CBSX1, chloroplastic, whose product MSSIHLINTLPLSTPHRIILPHCHSLLPSSVLPKRHRFAQSARFSVVSSQTVNSVPRANGTYTVSDFMTKKHNLHVVKTTTSVDEALEALVKNRISGLPVIDEEWNLVGVVSDYDLLAIDTISGSSDASLFPDVDSTWKTFNEIQKLLSKTNGKVVGDLMTPSPLVVHESTSLEDAARLLLETKYRRLPVVDKDGKLVGLITRGNIVKAALLSKRSGERLT is encoded by the exons atgagttcGATTCATTTGATTAACACTCTCCCACTTAGCACTCCACATCGGATCATTTTACCTCATTGCCATTCTTTGCTTCCTTCTTCCGTCCTACCAAAACGACACCGTTTTGCACAATCCGCTAGGTTCAGTGTTGTTTCATCCCAAACCGTTAATTCGGTTCCG cgcGCGAATGGAACTTATACAGTTTCTGATTTCATGACTAAAAAGCATAATTTGCATGTTGTTAAAACCACTACTTCCGTTGATGAAG cTTTGGAGGCTCTTGTCAAGAACAGAATCAGTGGTCTTCCGGTGATCGATGAGGAATGGAATCTG GTTGGAGTTGTTTCAGATTATGACTTGTTAGCAATTGATACAATATCAG GTAGCAGTGATGCAAGCTTATTCCCTGATGTGGACAGTACTTGGAAA ACATTCAATGAGATACAAAAGCTGCTTAGTAAGACCAATGGAAAAGTTGTCGGGGACTTGATGACTCCAAGTCCACTTGTTGTTCATGAATCCACTAGTCTGGAGGATGCTGCCAG GCTGTTGCTTGAAACAAAATATCGTCGACTACCTGTGGTAGACAAAGATGGAAAGCTG GTTGGACTTATTACAAGGGGGAATATTGTTAAGGCGGCTCTACTGTCAAAGCGCTCTGGTGAGAGGCTCACATAG
- the LOC11445084 gene encoding polyadenylate-binding protein 8 — MAQVQVQPQNAMTGPNGGAAAAAAAGGGGNFVTTSLYVGDLDMNVTDSQLYDLFNQLGQVVSVRVCRDLTTRRSLGYGYVNYSNPQDAARALDVLNFTPLNNRPIRIMYSHRDPSIRKSGQGNIFIKNLDKAIDHKALHDTFSSFGNILSCKVAVDGSGQSKGYGFVQFDTEEAAQKAIEKLNGMLLNDKQVYVGPFLRKQERESTGDRAKFNNVFVKNLSESTTDDELKKTFGEFGTITSAVVMRDGDGKSKCFGFVNFESTDDAARAVEALNGKKIDDKEWYVGKAQKKSEREHELKIKFEQSMKEAADKYQGANLYVKNLDDSIADEKLKELFSSYGTITSCKVMRDPNGVSRGSGFVAFSTPEEASRALLEMNGKMVASKPLYVTLAQRKEDRRARLQAQFAQMRPVSMPPSVAPRMPMYPPGGPGMGQQIFYGQGPPAIIPSQPGFGYQQQLVPGMRPGGAPVPNFFVPMVQQGQQGQRPGGRRGGGVQQSQQPVPLMPQQMLPRGRVYRYPPGRGMPDGPMPGVAGGMYSVPYDVGGMPIRDASLSQQIPIGALASHLANASPEQQRTMLGENLYPLVEQLEPDNAAKVTGMLLEMDQTEVLHLLESPEALKAKVAEAMDVLRNVAQQQAGGAADQLSSLSLNDSLAS; from the exons ATGGCCCAGGTTCAGGTTCAGCCTCAGAATGCGATGACCGGTCCTAACGGTGGTGCGGCGGCTGCAGCGGCGGCCGGTGGCGGTGGAAATTTTGTGACGACGTCGCTTTACGTCGGAGATCTTGATATGAATGTGACGGATTCTCAGCTGTATGATTTGTTCAATCAATTGGGTCAGGTTGTGAGTGTTAGGGTTTGCAGGGATTTGACTACTAGGAGGTCACTTGGTTATGGTTATGTTAACTATAGCAATCCACAAGATG CTGCGAGAGCATTGGATGTTCTGAACTTCACTCCTCTCAACAACAGGCCCATTCGCATTATGTATTCACATCGTGATCCTAGTATCCGCAAAAGTGGTCAaggaaatatatttattaag AATTTGGACAAGGCGATTGACCATAAGGCGTTGCATGATACCTTTTCTTCATTTGGGAATATCCTTTCTTGCAAGGTAGCTGTGGATGGATCTGGCCAATCAAAAGGCTACGGCTTTGTTCAATTTGATACTGAGGAGGCTGCTCAAAAAGCTATTGAAAAGCTTAATGGTATGCTTTTGAATGATAAGCAAGTTTATGTGGGACCCTTCCTTCGCAagcaagagagagagagcacaGGTGACAGGGCAAAATTCAACAATGTTTTTGTTAAGAATCTCTCAGAATCAACTACTGACGATGAGTTGAAGAAGACTTTTGGTGAATTTGGAACAATTACCAGTGCTGTAGTAATGAGGGATGGGGATGGGAAATCAAAGTGCTTTGGATTTGTGAACTTTGAGAGTACCGATGATGCTGCTAGAGCTGTTGAGGCTCTTAAtgggaaaaaaattgatgacAAGGAATGGTATGTTGGAAAAGctcaaaaaaaatctgaaagGGAGCATGAACTGAAGATTAAGTTTGAGCAGAGCATGAAAGAAGCTGCGGATAAATATCAAGGGGCAAACTTGTATGTCAAAAATTTGGACGATAGCATTGCTGATGAAAAACTTAAGGAGCTGTTCTCCTCTTATGGCACAATTACCTCTTGCAAG GTAATGAGAGACCCCAATGGCGTAAGTCGAGGATCTGGGTTTGTTGCATTCTCTACTCCCGAGGAGGCATCTAGAGCT CTCTTGGAGATGAATGGCAAAATGGTGGCAAGCAAACCTCTGTATGTGACTCTGGCTCAGAGGAAAGAAGATAGAAGAGCTAGGCTTCAG GCTCAATTTGCTCAAATGCGTCCTGTCTCGATGCCACCATCCGTTGCTCCTCGCATGCCTATGTATCCCCCTGGTGGTCCAGGTATGGgtcaacaaatattttatggtCAAGGCCCTCCTGCCATCATTCCTTCCCAG CCTGGATTTGGGTATCAACAACAACTTGTGCCTGGAATGAGACCTGGTGGGGCACCTGTGCCAAACTTCTTTGTGCCAATGGTTCAGCAGGGACAGCAAGGGCAGCGTCCTGGTGGAAGACGTGGAGGTGGAGTCCAGCAGTCCCAGCAGCCAGTTCCGCTTATGCCACAACAG ATGCTCCCTAGGGGACGTGTATATCGCTATCCTCCTGGAAGGGGCATGCCTGATGGTCCCATGCCTGGAGTTGCTGGAGGCATGTATTCTGTTCCTTATGACGTGGGTGGGATGCCCATTCGCGATGCATCACTTTCCCAGCAAATTCCTATTGGTGCTTTGGCTTCTCATCTGGCTAATGCATCTCCCGAGCAGCAGAGAACG ATGCTGGGTGAGAATCTTTACCCACTTGTGGAACAATTGGAGCCCGACAATGCTGCCAAAGTTACTGGTATGCTTCTGGAGATGGACCAGACTGAAGTTCTGCACTTGCTCGAGTCACCAGAGGCCCTGAAAGCAAAGGTGGCAGAGGCGATGGATGTCCTTAGGAATGTTGCGCAGCAGCAGGCTGGTGGTGCTGCTGATCAGTTGTCTTCATTGTCACTTAATGACAGCCTTGCTTCTTAA